GCGGGGTCGACCTGTGCGTACGGCAGGGCGAGTTCGTGGCGATCACCGGCCCGTCCGGCGCCGGCAAGTCGACGCTGCTGCATCTGCTCGGCGGGCTCCAGAGACCGGACGCCGGCCACATCTGGCTCGACGGCGAGTCCACCGACACCTACGGCGAGGCCCGCTGGGCGGTGGAGCGCAGAAAGCGGATCGGGATCGTCTTCCAGTTCTTCAACCTCGTCTCGAACCTGTCCGTCGCCGACAACGTGGAGCTGCCCGCGCTGCTCGCCGGGACCCCGCCGAAACAGGCACGCGCCGAGCGCGCGGCGCTGCTGGCCGAGCTGGGCCTGACGGGCAAGGAGCGCAGCATGCCGGGCGAGCTGTCCGGCGGCGAGCAGCAGCGCGTCGCCCTGGCCCGGGCCCTGGTCAACCACCCGCCGCTGCTGCTGGCCGACGAGCCCGCGGGCAGCCTCGACAGCAAGGGCACCCGCGAGGTGATGCGGCTGCTGTCCCGCTTCCACCAGCGCGGCCAGACGATCGTGCTGGTCACGCATGACGCCCGGCTGGCGAGCGCCGCGGACCGGGTCATCAGCTTCTTCGACGGCCGGATCGCCGACGACGCGGAACTCGACGGCGGCACCACTGCGCCGCGCCGCGCCGGCATATCCGGTGTGCTGGAGCTCAAGGACTGACATGAGGGTGTACGACGGCTGCCCCGCGCCCGGGCCGAGAGGCTGAGGCCCGTGCGAGCCACCCTGCGCTGGGCGCACTCCGATCTGCGCACGCACCGCGGCGAGGCGCTGTTCCTCGTCCTCGCCACCGCGGGCATCGTCGCCTCCCTGCTGCTGGCCACGGCCCTGTTCGGCTACGCGACCAACCCCTGGCAGCGTGTCTTCACGCAGTCGCACGGCGCGCATGTGTGGCTGCACACCGAAAGGTCGGCCGACACCGGGAAACTGGCCGGGCTGGACGGCGTCGCCTCCGTCACCGGTACCTACCCCACCGCCTCCACCACGGTCTCCTCCCGCGGCAGCCGCGCCTCCGTCGAACTGCGCGCCACTGTCGAGCGGCCCTCCACCGGCCGCCCGCCGGTCGTCTCC
This is a stretch of genomic DNA from Streptomyces hawaiiensis. It encodes these proteins:
- a CDS encoding ABC transporter ATP-binding protein; this encodes MSDDRPAPVLRAEGLVKTHHGEGAPAHAVRGVDLCVRQGEFVAITGPSGAGKSTLLHLLGGLQRPDAGHIWLDGESTDTYGEARWAVERRKRIGIVFQFFNLVSNLSVADNVELPALLAGTPPKQARAERAALLAELGLTGKERSMPGELSGGEQQRVALARALVNHPPLLLADEPAGSLDSKGTREVMRLLSRFHQRGQTIVLVTHDARLASAADRVISFFDGRIADDAELDGGTTAPRRAGISGVLELKD